Proteins encoded in a region of the Pelomicrobium methylotrophicum genome:
- the zapE gene encoding cell division protein ZapE, producing MDLRTLYQRTLTRRGFVADPAQLRVVEHLQKLYEEWVEYKARRRTRLHRLLIRPPLPRGAYLWGGVGRGKSFLMDSFFGVLPLTRKRRVHFHHFMREVHRELEALKGREDPLKVLADRLVRRYRLICFDEFHVSDIADAMILGRLLPALSERGIVFCMTSNDHPDQLYPNGLQRERFFPAIQHIKERLDVIALDGDVDYRQRALERVRTYVCPLGPEAEALLAEDFERLKDVEDEHHPLDIEGRQIPYRRRAGGVVWFDFSALCGSPRSQADYLDLAMRFHTVILSDVPRMTPAQADEARRFTWLVDVFYDHRIKLIVSAEVPPEKLYVEGLNSREFRRTASRLVEMQTREYLAQKVRR from the coding sequence ATCGATTTGCGCACGCTTTACCAGCGGACGCTTACGCGCCGCGGTTTCGTCGCCGATCCGGCCCAACTGCGCGTGGTCGAGCACCTGCAGAAGCTCTACGAGGAGTGGGTCGAGTACAAGGCGCGCCGCAGGACGCGGCTGCACCGGTTGCTGATCCGTCCGCCGCTGCCGCGGGGCGCCTACCTGTGGGGTGGGGTGGGCCGCGGCAAGAGCTTCCTCATGGACAGCTTCTTCGGGGTGCTGCCGCTCACGCGCAAGCGGCGGGTGCATTTTCACCACTTCATGCGGGAAGTGCATCGGGAGCTGGAGGCGCTGAAAGGGCGGGAAGATCCGCTGAAGGTCCTGGCGGACCGCTTGGTCAGGCGTTACCGGCTCATCTGCTTCGACGAGTTCCATGTGTCCGACATCGCCGATGCCATGATTTTAGGGCGGCTCCTGCCGGCGCTCTCGGAGCGGGGCATCGTGTTCTGCATGACCTCCAACGATCATCCCGATCAGCTCTACCCGAACGGGCTGCAGCGAGAGCGCTTTTTCCCGGCGATCCAGCACATCAAGGAAAGACTCGACGTCATCGCCCTCGACGGCGATGTGGACTACCGGCAACGGGCCCTGGAGCGGGTCAGAACTTACGTCTGCCCCCTCGGTCCCGAGGCGGAGGCCCTGCTCGCCGAAGACTTCGAACGACTGAAGGACGTGGAAGATGAGCACCACCCCCTGGATATCGAGGGGCGCCAGATCCCGTATCGCCGCCGCGCCGGAGGCGTCGTGTGGTTCGATTTCTCAGCCTTATGCGGCTCGCCCCGCTCCCAGGCCGATTATCTAGACCTGGCCATGCGCTTCCACACGGTGATCCTGTCCGACGTGCCGCGCATGACGCCCGCGCAGGCCGACGAGGCGCGGCGTTTCACGTGGCTTGTGGATGTGTTCTACGATCACCGCATCAAGCTCATCGTCTCCGCCGAAGTTCCGCCCGAGAAGCTTTACGTCGAGGGCTTGAACAGCCGAGAGTTCCGGCGCACGGCGAGCCGCCTGGTCGAAATGCAGACTCGCGAATACCTCGCGCAAAAGGTTCGGCGCTGA
- the prpR gene encoding propionate catabolism operon regulatory protein PrpR, whose protein sequence is MNFPVTPASSGPIPIAEAPLDFTSPATTPKPRICAIGSSFVRLLPPILPSYESRADVRIVNQVFENALGTAQSLIQQGAVDVFVSAGASGAYLRERLSVPVVLLKVTGFDILHALRQASEVSHRIAIFSYQAIRSELEEVKELLNLEIEQCYYTTPQDARQRVRELAANGFQVIVGSSMITRLAQEAGLTGVFLYSSNAARKALEDAIEIARMRRLQETQREWLDSILRHLHEGVIAVDMQGRIQSLNPAMEKLLGVGASAALGRFVGEIAPGLGLERTLQRGSTELERIQRIGNRTVVTNCIPIRTHGAQTGAVLTCQDSTAIQRADRSLRSQHRPRKFVARYELHQIVGTSEAIVQAKRLAAQYGKTDATVLITGESGTGKELLAQGIHNASRRRNHPFVAINCAAFPEALLESELFGYEEGAFSGSRRGGKTGLFESAHTGTLFLDEVGEMPLTLQAKLLRVLQEREVLRLGANDPTPVDVRVIAATNRDLRKSVAEGRFRADLYYRLNILHLHVPPLRDRREDVPAIAERLLEGALQRLGMPRETQAMLEMLLPCFERYSWPGNVREMENIIERAAVFFCHTGALDAAALRSIAPELFTEETSPAAEALAGPKPLRSLRQAHEIAHIQRTLQECGGNIKEAAKRLGVSRTTLWRKLNQNN, encoded by the coding sequence ATGAACTTCCCCGTCACCCCGGCTTCGAGCGGTCCCATTCCCATCGCGGAGGCGCCATTGGATTTCACCAGTCCGGCGACCACACCGAAGCCCCGCATCTGCGCCATCGGTTCCAGCTTCGTTCGCCTGCTTCCGCCGATCCTTCCCAGCTACGAGTCGCGGGCAGACGTGCGCATTGTCAACCAGGTTTTCGAGAACGCACTGGGGACGGCCCAAAGCCTCATCCAGCAGGGCGCGGTCGATGTGTTCGTTTCAGCGGGAGCGAGCGGCGCCTACCTGCGGGAGCGCCTGAGCGTCCCGGTGGTCCTGCTGAAGGTGACGGGCTTTGATATCTTGCACGCGTTGCGCCAGGCGAGCGAAGTCTCCCACCGCATCGCCATTTTCAGCTACCAGGCCATCCGCTCTGAGCTGGAAGAGGTCAAGGAACTGCTGAATCTCGAAATCGAGCAGTGCTACTACACCACCCCCCAGGACGCCCGACAGCGGGTCCGGGAGCTGGCCGCCAATGGCTTTCAGGTCATCGTCGGCTCCAGCATGATCACGCGGCTGGCCCAGGAGGCGGGACTGACAGGCGTGTTCCTCTATTCATCCAACGCCGCCCGCAAGGCCCTGGAAGACGCCATCGAAATCGCCCGCATGCGACGCCTCCAGGAAACCCAACGGGAGTGGCTGGACAGCATCCTGCGCCACTTGCACGAAGGCGTGATCGCTGTGGACATGCAGGGCCGGATCCAGTCCCTCAACCCGGCCATGGAAAAGCTGCTGGGCGTCGGGGCGAGCGCGGCGCTAGGCAGATTCGTGGGCGAGATCGCCCCTGGCCTCGGGCTTGAGCGCACGCTGCAGAGGGGCAGCACCGAGTTGGAGCGCATCCAGCGGATCGGCAACCGCACCGTCGTCACCAACTGCATCCCCATCCGCACCCACGGAGCCCAGACCGGGGCAGTGCTGACCTGCCAGGACTCCACCGCCATCCAGCGGGCCGATCGCAGCCTCCGGTCCCAGCACCGGCCGCGCAAGTTCGTGGCCAGATACGAGCTCCACCAGATCGTCGGCACCTCTGAAGCCATCGTCCAGGCAAAGCGCCTCGCCGCCCAGTACGGCAAGACTGACGCCACCGTGCTGATCACGGGCGAGTCCGGGACCGGCAAGGAACTGCTGGCCCAGGGAATTCACAACGCGAGCCGCAGGAGGAACCACCCCTTCGTCGCCATCAATTGCGCCGCCTTTCCAGAAGCCCTCCTCGAGAGCGAGCTGTTCGGCTACGAAGAAGGCGCCTTCAGCGGTTCGCGCCGTGGAGGCAAGACCGGTCTGTTCGAGTCGGCCCACACCGGCACCCTGTTCCTCGACGAGGTGGGCGAAATGCCGTTGACGCTCCAGGCGAAGCTGCTGCGGGTGCTGCAGGAGCGGGAAGTGCTGAGGCTCGGGGCCAACGATCCGACGCCCGTGGACGTGCGGGTCATCGCTGCCACCAACCGCGACCTGCGCAAAAGCGTCGCCGAAGGCAGGTTCCGCGCCGACCTTTACTACCGCCTCAACATCCTGCATCTCCATGTGCCGCCCTTGCGGGATCGGCGGGAGGACGTGCCGGCGATTGCTGAGCGCTTGCTGGAGGGGGCGCTGCAGCGGTTGGGCATGCCCCGGGAGACGCAGGCCATGCTGGAGATGCTGCTGCCTTGCTTCGAGCGCTATTCATGGCCGGGTAATGTGCGGGAAATGGAAAATATCATTGAGCGGGCTGCCGTGTTCTTCTGTCACACCGGCGCGCTAGATGCTGCGGCACTGCGCAGCATCGCGCCGGAGCTGTTTACGGAGGAAACGAGTCCCGCTGCAGAGGCCCTCGCTGGGCCGAAGCCTTTGCGCTCGCTCAGGCAGGCCCACGAGATCGCCCATATCCAGCGAACCCTGCAGGAGTGCGGCGGCAACATCAAGGAAGCCGCCAAGCGCCTGGGCGTGAGCCGCACGACCCTGTGGCGCAAGCTGAACCAGAACAACTAG
- the prpB gene encoding methylisocitrate lyase, which yields MTDLSSAGARFRAAVQAERPLQVVGTINAYSARLAERAGFRAIYLSGGGVAAASLGLPDLGISTLDDVLTDVRRITDACSLPLLVDADTGFGSAFNIARTVKSLIKFGAGAMHIEDQVQAKRCGHRPGKEIVSVQEMVDRIKAAVDARTDPQFVIMARTDALAVEGLEATIDRACAFVEAGADMIFPEAVTELAQYRRFAEAVTVPILANITEFGRTPLYTVEELRCAGVAIALYPLSAFRAAAKASLGVYEALRREGTQASVLPAMQTRAELYDILNYHAFEAKLDVLFAKGRG from the coding sequence ATGACTGACCTCTCTTCGGCAGGGGCCCGTTTTCGCGCCGCCGTGCAGGCGGAGCGGCCGCTGCAGGTGGTGGGGACCATCAACGCTTATTCGGCCCGGCTCGCGGAGCGGGCGGGCTTCAGGGCCATTTACCTGTCGGGGGGCGGCGTGGCCGCTGCCTCGCTGGGGCTGCCGGATTTAGGGATCAGCACTTTGGATGACGTGCTCACAGACGTGAGGCGCATCACGGACGCCTGCTCGCTGCCGCTGCTGGTGGACGCCGACACGGGCTTCGGGAGCGCCTTTAACATCGCGCGCACGGTGAAATCGCTCATCAAATTCGGCGCGGGCGCGATGCACATCGAGGACCAGGTGCAAGCCAAGCGCTGCGGCCACCGGCCGGGAAAGGAAATCGTCTCGGTCCAGGAGATGGTGGATCGCATCAAAGCAGCCGTGGATGCCCGCACAGACCCCCAGTTCGTCATCATGGCGCGCACCGATGCGCTGGCGGTGGAGGGGCTCGAGGCCACCATCGACCGCGCTTGCGCCTTCGTGGAGGCGGGCGCCGACATGATCTTTCCGGAAGCGGTGACGGAGCTCGCCCAGTATCGCCGGTTCGCCGAGGCGGTGACGGTCCCCATCCTGGCCAACATTACCGAGTTCGGACGCACGCCCCTCTATACGGTGGAGGAGCTGCGCTGTGCCGGCGTGGCGATCGCCCTGTACCCCTTGTCCGCGTTCCGCGCAGCGGCGAAGGCGTCCTTGGGCGTCTACGAGGCATTGCGGCGCGAAGGCACGCAGGCCAGCGTGCTCCCGGCGATGCAGACACGGGCCGAGCTCTACGACATATTGAACTACCACGCTTTTGAAGCGAAGCTGGACGTATTGTTTGCGAAAGGGAGAGGTTGA